The Gloeocapsa sp. DLM2.Bin57 genome includes a region encoding these proteins:
- the rsmH gene encoding 16S rRNA (cytosine(1402)-N(4))-methyltransferase RsmH — MSVEFEAKFNHIPVLSTELITGLNITPNGHYLDATLGGGGHSKLILESFPTVTVTGIDRDVEAIAAVKSSLEQYIPERLELWQGNFANYQPQQLFDGIIADLGVSSPQLDVASRGFSFRHSAPLDMRMDSTQSLTAATIINHWSEAELAKIFFEYGEERLSRRIAKKIVQSRPLQTTTQLAEAISSCVPAKYRYGRIHPATRVFQALRIAVNDELVSLEKFLIQAPEWLKPGGRIAMISFHSLEDRLVKHSFRDHQLLQVITKKPIIAQPSEINLNPRARSAKLRIGYKL, encoded by the coding sequence ATGTCTGTAGAATTTGAAGCAAAATTTAATCATATACCTGTTTTAAGTACTGAATTAATCACGGGACTAAATATTACTCCAAACGGACATTATCTAGACGCTACCCTAGGGGGAGGGGGACATAGTAAGTTGATCCTAGAAAGTTTCCCTACAGTAACAGTAACAGGAATCGATCGCGATGTAGAGGCGATCGCCGCGGTTAAATCCAGTTTAGAACAATATATCCCCGAACGTTTGGAATTGTGGCAAGGTAATTTTGCTAACTATCAACCACAACAACTCTTTGATGGTATTATTGCCGATTTAGGGGTAAGTTCCCCGCAATTAGACGTAGCTAGTAGGGGTTTTAGTTTTCGTCATAGTGCACCCCTAGATATGCGTATGGATTCTACCCAATCACTTACTGCGGCTACGATTATTAATCATTGGTCAGAAGCAGAATTAGCTAAAATATTCTTTGAATATGGGGAAGAAAGACTGTCTCGACGCATTGCTAAAAAAATTGTCCAATCTCGTCCATTACAAACAACTACTCAACTAGCAGAAGCAATCTCTTCATGTGTTCCCGCTAAATATCGTTATGGAAGAATTCACCCCGCTACTAGGGTTTTTCAAGCTTTACGTATCGCTGTCAATGATGAATTGGTATCTCTAGAAAAATTCCTGATTCAAGCTCCCGAGTGGTTAAAACCTGGTGGTAGGATTGCTATGATCAGTTTTCATAGTTTAGAAGATCGTTTAGTTAAACATAGTTTCCGTGATCATCAACTTTTACAAGTTATCACTAAAAAACCAATTATTGCTCAACCTTCAGAAATAAACCTTAATCCTCGTGCGCGTTCGGCTAAACTGAGAATAGGTTATAAATTATGA